The nucleotide window ACTGTTCCATATGTAGATATTATGGCAAAAGATAGTAAAGGTGGATTTATCGGAACTATTGGTCAACAATGTGATTTGAAAAGTGACGCACCAATTTGTTATATCAATAGCCATTTAGAGTGCTTGATAATTTCTGAAAACGGAGAAGATTTTTTGAATAACATAGGAACCTGGCAAGACAATTTGAAACTTTATGATAAAATTACGGTTTATCGTTCGAAAGCAGAAGCAGAAATGGAACTAGATTTTATCGATTTGTCTGTTTGATAGTCCTCAATCATTATAAATTCATATTGAACGGGAGCGTTGATCCAGGAAGGATTACCCCCTTTTTTGTTGAACTACTTATTGAACAAACAGGGCAGGTTACTTGAAGAAGGTTTAGGGGTGTTAAAAGATGTATCTTAAAAAGTTCTTTCGGAGATTATTCCTGAGAAAATATGATGAATTTGCTACAATATTAGGCTTCCAAGACTTGAATTCAGCTTATGATAACACTTTTTTTATTTTTCGTATTCCAGAGGATGCCCAATGGAATGCAACAGAATTACCTAATAAAAGTTGCGCGGTTTGGAATGACATAGGACAACCGCCATATTCATTTCAACTCTTCCCCTCTTGGGAGGAAGCAATTGTCGTCTTACGTAACACGTTCGAACAAGAAAATTATGACGAAGACTACTGGGAACCAGAAGGATTTGAACCTGGGGAGAATGTGTTTACTAAACCACCAGATAAAAATAAGAGAGACTATTGATATTTCTTCATAAGAAGAGTTAAAAAATTGAGTTGAATTAGGTGGTTATTTTACTAACGGGGCAGTAATGTTGAAGAACTATTTTTGTTTGTTTTTTAGAGGGGGGACAAGATGAACCAAGTATTAGAGAAAATAATTTATTTTGGTTTCACAATTTTTATTTTTATCGTTTTATGGAAAGTAACAGGTGAATTATGGGAAACCTTTGTTCCGTGGAATTACAAAACTGACCTCTTAGGAATTTTTGTAGTAGCACCAATTTTAATAGTATCTTCATTTATTTTATCCAGCTATTCTTTTAAAGTCATAAGGGGTTCTAAATAATATAGCCTTTTGTTGTGTTAACGGGGGCGAGCTGGATACGCATCCGCCCTTGTTCAAGTAAAGGGGCAGTTTAGCTAAAGAAGAAAAAGCTCACAGGAATCGGGGGATAGGTAAGTTGAGGAGCATTAGGCTAAGATATAAAATACTTTTGCTTGTCGTATTTAGTATGATTTGTATGTTCGTATATAAAAAATTTATCTATACATTTGAGTTTAATAACGGTGAATTTTTTGTAGGTCCTGTGGAATCGCCTAATGGTAAGTATACAGCCAATTCATATTATAAAACGTATGGTGGAGCAGCAGGTGGTGTAAATGTTTGGGTTGAAATTAATGAAGGTACGGGCAATAAGGTTCGTACTATATACTATGCTCCGGGGAAAAGTAATTTTTCTATGAATTGGGTAGACGATGAAACACTAAACATTACCAATGAGGCTCCAGGAGTTCCAAAAGAAAACCGAAGCACCAAATTAACAATAGGGAAAGAAATTTATGATGAGTCTGGTGCAGCCTGTGATAGTTGGGTTATGAAAGATGAATATGAAACTTGTTATGAAAGGGATTAAATTCTCTAATAGCTAAAATGTGAAGAGATGTACTTAAACATACGGGTGCAAGAGTACAGAAGCAACGCATAATTTGCGTTGCTTCTTCGCTTTGTTAGAAGTATTTCTGGTAAAACTCCTGTCTCAGCCTACCG belongs to Mesobacillus subterraneus and includes:
- a CDS encoding DUF5412 family protein, producing MLVVFSMICMFVYKKFIYTFEFNNGEFFVGPVESPNGKYTANSYYKTYGGAAGGVNVWVEINEGTGNKVRTIYYAPGKSNFSMNWVDDETLNITNEAPGVPKENRSTKLTIGKEIYDESGAACDSWVMKDEYETCYERD